In Gemmatimonadaceae bacterium, the following proteins share a genomic window:
- a CDS encoding polymer-forming cytoskeletal protein has translation MRRPAREARESMIAADITIEGKIEGAGNVRLAGRFKGDVSIQGDLTIEAGAKLTGSVRANAVVIAGEVEGNIESAQRVELQETGVLNGDLKAGTLTVAAGSRMRGRSEFGWGDEVVSKPALKLGTGTL, from the coding sequence ATGCGCCGTCCCGCGCGCGAGGCGCGTGAATCCATGATTGCAGCCGACATCACCATTGAGGGCAAGATCGAGGGCGCCGGCAACGTGCGCCTCGCCGGTCGCTTCAAGGGTGACGTCAGCATCCAGGGTGACCTCACGATCGAAGCCGGCGCCAAGCTCACCGGAAGCGTGCGAGCCAACGCCGTCGTCATCGCCGGTGAGGTCGAGGGCAACATCGAGAGCGCCCAGCGCGTCGAGCTTCAGGAGACGGGTGTCCTGAACGGAGACCTCAAGGCTGGCACGCTCACCGTCGCCGCCGGCTCGCGCATGCGCGGACGCTCGGAATTCGGCTGGGGTGACGAGGTTGTGTCGAAACCCGCTCTCAAGCTGGGGACAGGCACGCTCTAG
- a CDS encoding DUF305 domain-containing protein, with amino-acid sequence MTRQLRFLVCASTALVVGACRAADQPAMSMAEIKIPPGANYTAADVRFMQGMIHHHGQALKMAAMAPTHGAGPSVKLLCEKINVSQKDEIASMTTWLKERNQAVPDPNDPHPMMMPGMLTDAQLAALDQARDTTFDRLFLTDMIQHHEGAIKMVKDLFATPGAGQASEMFRFASDVDADQRGEIARMQAMLASPTHSVTTPAQ; translated from the coding sequence ATGACTCGGCAACTTCGGTTTCTCGTTTGCGCTTCGACTGCTCTGGTGGTCGGCGCGTGTCGCGCCGCGGATCAGCCGGCGATGTCGATGGCGGAGATCAAGATCCCGCCGGGCGCCAATTATACGGCGGCGGATGTCCGCTTCATGCAGGGCATGATCCACCATCACGGGCAGGCGCTGAAGATGGCGGCGATGGCGCCGACGCACGGCGCGGGGCCTTCGGTAAAGCTCCTCTGCGAGAAGATCAACGTCTCGCAGAAGGACGAGATCGCGTCGATGACGACGTGGCTCAAGGAGCGAAATCAGGCCGTCCCCGACCCGAACGATCCGCATCCGATGATGATGCCCGGGATGCTGACCGATGCGCAGCTCGCGGCACTCGACCAGGCGCGCGACACCACGTTCGACCGATTGTTTCTCACCGACATGATCCAGCACCACGAAGGCGCGATCAAAATGGTCAAGGATCTCTTCGCGACGCCGGGTGCGGGGCAGGCATCGGAGATGTTTCGCTTCGCGTCGGACGTGGACGCGGACCAGCGAGGTGAGATTGCGCGAATGCAGGCCATGCTGGCGTCGCCGACGCACAGCGTGACCACTCCCGCTCAATAG
- a CDS encoding ADOP family duplicated permease, giving the protein MTASRWYRYLRFWRRDVRADIDDELHFHFEARIEELTSSGMSPREARARAIAEFGDVDEVRRGLREIDDRLARRRDRLEWFDALRQDVVYSLRSLRRAPAVSLTIIVTLALGLGVNAAMFSLLDAIFVRPPAGVVRPAEIRRLWSERRFSSGRQFWSGFDYASYDAMLASLGDKADLFSYTPPWPISMGIGEDPPKAEVSSANANYFRVLGIRPAMGRFYTAEEDRVDAPAAVVVVSDAFWRRRLDADPKVVGRSIELLEDRYGKPLLRPYTIIGVTPPRFTGIDLDAAEVWRPIGSGLPQGKAPWYRSPFVNGFQVVMRMSPDAREGELAQRATNRLRAGDVGYRKDSTTVAVFGAIVAARGPGKLDSSVQVATRLGGVAIIVLIVACANIVNLLLARAVRRRREIAIRLTLGVSRSRLVRLLVTESILLALAAAAAAAIAALWGGTLLRHLLTPEIHWADSPLNPRVLTFAGLAAITSGFIAGLVPALQTLSPDLTNALKAGAREGTSRPSRLRSSLIVVQAALSVVLVVGAALFVRSLSNVESFDIGYTVNRLAFVRLANAALDSTAKRVQSDRLLAMRERFERIPGVERVAYTSSRPIYAIQFMDYAPDADTLAHKKPPGIYTAVSAGFFAATGTRLLRGHDFSPSPGPSDPYGVVVNQAMAEALWPHEDPIGRCIRFEKSPVCATVIGVAQTAMLTEVREDPSPHMYVQLDHMPFRGWGVGDIVLRVDPSRTTAVLNEMRSMLRNEFPNVYSRSTTMAASMEPEYRPWRLGATLFTLFGLLALVVAGVGVYSSVSYGVSQRTHEFGVRAALGATTSNVLSQVLGEGLRTVAIGVAVGVALALAAGRLVASLLYGVKANDPGAMTIAAIALLSIAAVASLVPAWRAAKADPVEALRAE; this is encoded by the coding sequence ATGACCGCGTCGCGCTGGTATCGCTACCTGCGCTTCTGGCGCCGCGACGTCCGCGCGGACATCGACGACGAGCTGCACTTCCACTTCGAAGCGCGCATCGAGGAGCTGACCTCGAGCGGGATGTCGCCCCGCGAGGCGCGTGCGCGGGCGATCGCCGAATTCGGCGACGTCGACGAAGTGCGCCGTGGGTTGCGCGAGATCGACGATCGCCTCGCTCGCCGCCGCGACCGGCTCGAGTGGTTCGACGCGCTGCGACAGGACGTCGTCTACTCGCTTCGATCGCTGCGTCGCGCCCCCGCGGTGTCGCTCACGATCATCGTGACGCTTGCACTCGGACTCGGCGTGAACGCGGCGATGTTCTCGTTGCTCGACGCGATCTTCGTGCGGCCGCCGGCGGGAGTGGTGAGGCCGGCGGAAATACGCCGGCTCTGGAGCGAGCGGCGATTCTCGAGCGGCAGACAGTTTTGGTCCGGATTCGACTACGCGTCCTACGACGCGATGCTGGCCTCACTCGGCGACAAGGCTGATCTCTTCTCGTACACGCCTCCGTGGCCAATCTCGATGGGCATCGGCGAGGATCCGCCGAAGGCGGAGGTGAGCAGCGCGAACGCCAACTACTTCCGCGTGCTCGGCATTCGGCCGGCGATGGGACGCTTCTACACCGCCGAGGAAGATCGCGTCGATGCACCGGCCGCGGTCGTGGTGGTGAGCGATGCATTCTGGCGCCGGCGGTTGGACGCGGATCCCAAGGTCGTTGGACGATCGATCGAATTGCTCGAAGACCGATATGGCAAGCCTCTACTTCGGCCCTACACGATCATCGGAGTTACGCCACCACGATTTACCGGCATCGATCTGGATGCCGCGGAAGTTTGGCGACCGATCGGTTCCGGTCTCCCGCAGGGAAAGGCGCCATGGTACCGCAGTCCGTTCGTAAACGGCTTTCAAGTCGTGATGCGTATGTCGCCGGACGCGCGCGAAGGTGAGCTTGCTCAACGGGCGACAAACCGGCTGCGCGCAGGGGACGTCGGCTATAGAAAAGACTCGACTACGGTGGCGGTCTTCGGCGCGATCGTCGCGGCGCGTGGGCCCGGAAAGCTCGATAGCAGCGTACAAGTCGCGACGCGGCTCGGTGGCGTCGCGATCATCGTGCTGATCGTGGCGTGCGCGAACATCGTGAACCTGCTTCTCGCGCGGGCCGTGCGTCGCCGCCGAGAGATCGCAATCCGGCTCACGCTCGGCGTGTCGCGATCGCGGCTCGTGAGGCTGCTTGTCACTGAGAGCATCCTGTTGGCACTCGCCGCGGCGGCCGCCGCGGCGATCGCCGCGCTCTGGGGCGGAACACTTCTTCGTCACCTGCTGACTCCCGAGATTCATTGGGCCGATTCGCCGTTGAACCCGCGCGTGCTGACATTCGCTGGTCTCGCGGCAATCACGTCAGGATTCATCGCCGGCCTCGTGCCCGCGCTGCAAACGCTCTCGCCGGATTTGACGAATGCCCTCAAGGCGGGAGCGCGCGAAGGGACGTCGCGCCCGTCGCGACTTCGGTCGTCGCTCATCGTGGTGCAGGCAGCGCTGTCCGTTGTGCTCGTCGTCGGCGCGGCGCTTTTCGTAAGAAGCCTGTCGAACGTCGAATCCTTCGACATCGGCTATACCGTGAATCGTCTCGCCTTCGTTCGGCTCGCCAACGCCGCTCTCGACAGCACGGCGAAACGAGTGCAGTCCGATCGTTTGCTGGCGATGCGGGAGCGCTTCGAGAGAATTCCCGGCGTCGAACGAGTCGCCTACACGTCGAGTCGGCCGATCTACGCCATCCAGTTCATGGACTACGCGCCCGACGCCGATACACTCGCGCACAAGAAACCGCCCGGGATCTACACGGCCGTCTCCGCTGGATTCTTCGCCGCGACTGGGACGCGGTTGCTCCGCGGCCACGACTTTTCGCCGTCGCCCGGGCCGAGTGATCCCTACGGTGTGGTCGTGAATCAGGCCATGGCCGAGGCGCTCTGGCCGCACGAGGATCCCATCGGCCGGTGCATCCGCTTCGAGAAATCGCCGGTGTGCGCGACGGTGATCGGGGTCGCTCAGACGGCGATGCTCACGGAAGTCAGAGAGGATCCATCGCCGCACATGTACGTCCAATTGGACCACATGCCGTTCCGCGGCTGGGGCGTCGGCGACATCGTCCTGCGCGTCGATCCAAGCCGCACGACCGCCGTGCTCAACGAAATGCGGTCGATGCTGCGCAACGAATTTCCAAACGTCTACTCGCGCTCGACGACGATGGCCGCGTCGATGGAACCCGAGTATCGCCCGTGGCGACTCGGCGCGACGCTGTTCACGCTGTTCGGATTGCTCGCCCTCGTCGTCGCGGGGGTTGGTGTGTACAGCAGCGTGTCGTACGGCGTGAGCCAACGCACGCACGAGTTCGGCGTGCGCGCGGCGCTGGGCGCGACGACGAGCAACGTGCTGTCTCAGGTGCTCGGCGAAGGCCTTCGCACGGTCGCAATCGGCGTCGCCGTCGGTGTCGCGCTCGCGCTCGCCGCGGGTCGATTGGTCGCGTCGCTCCTCTACGGCGTCAAGGCAAACGATCCCGGCGCGATGACGATCGCCGCGATCGCCCTGCTTTCAATCGCCGCGGTCGCGTCGCTCGTTCCCGCATGGCGCGCCGCCAAGGCCGATCCGGTCGAAGCCTTGCGCGCCGAGTAG